The following proteins are co-located in the Acidobacteriota bacterium genome:
- a CDS encoding glycosyltransferase family 39 protein, translating to MTPFSSLRARAKQLSFVLGIAAFGWAAVLFAVGHGIDVSIVGHLVFTTNEPRRPLIAGVLLLLIFRLLGGDLSGTIRRLFAAVERLGDGRFWPSNAVLVGVMALYVGAVGVVNGAKVAGGADSYGYLSQAELWLQGDLVVEQPFVGGMPWPNRAWSFSPLGYRPQEGAPDGTLVPGYSIGLPLLLAGAKRIGGHDAMFLVVPLLGMLLIVSTYGIGRAVASPFAGLAGAWLLATSPAIIFWVVATMTDIPVAAFITAGVWAMLGRSGWRAMGAGLLFGAAVVIRPNLVFLAAIAGLHYVIRGIERDRRRQAVRDAVLFASGVAPFVAAVAIVNAHLFGSPLVSGYGRLTDSLAAAHFLPNLELYLSWMVESQTVLSLIGLAAVFLPSRALWAGARERHVLVLIALMVASLWAFYCLYLVFEAWWYVRFLLASWPPIVLGIGTVAALAARTFEPWGRRVAVVVLLGAGVAQYHTFHTEEAFNLWEGERRYIRAASLVRSLTDQNSVVLAMQHSGSLRYYGGRMTMRYDNVPREWIDRAVEWLTARGCRVVFAGESWERDKFLETFAGTRAADALGQSPLAIYLDPGEFYVFDVSSPPGPDHIPRRLTGVDPSVWTDPPVPAPRLSILDDRR from the coding sequence ATGACGCCATTCTCGAGCCTGCGCGCGCGGGCGAAGCAACTGTCGTTCGTGCTCGGCATCGCCGCCTTCGGCTGGGCAGCAGTGCTCTTCGCCGTCGGCCACGGCATCGACGTGTCGATCGTCGGCCATCTCGTCTTCACCACGAACGAGCCGCGGCGGCCGCTGATCGCCGGCGTCCTGCTGTTGCTGATCTTCCGGCTGCTCGGCGGCGATCTCTCGGGAACCATCAGGCGGCTCTTCGCCGCCGTCGAGCGGTTGGGTGACGGGCGTTTCTGGCCGTCCAACGCGGTGCTCGTCGGCGTGATGGCGCTCTACGTCGGCGCGGTTGGCGTCGTCAACGGCGCCAAGGTCGCGGGCGGCGCCGACTCCTACGGCTATCTCAGCCAGGCCGAGCTGTGGCTGCAGGGCGATCTCGTCGTCGAGCAGCCGTTCGTCGGCGGCATGCCGTGGCCCAACCGGGCCTGGAGCTTCTCGCCGCTCGGGTACCGTCCTCAGGAGGGCGCTCCCGACGGCACGCTCGTGCCCGGCTACTCGATCGGCCTGCCGCTGCTGCTCGCCGGGGCGAAGCGCATCGGCGGACACGACGCGATGTTCCTCGTCGTGCCGTTGCTCGGCATGCTGCTCATCGTGTCCACCTACGGCATCGGCCGGGCGGTCGCCTCGCCGTTTGCCGGGCTGGCGGGCGCGTGGCTCCTCGCGACGAGCCCGGCGATCATCTTCTGGGTCGTCGCCACGATGACCGACATCCCCGTGGCGGCGTTCATCACGGCCGGCGTGTGGGCGATGCTCGGCAGGTCCGGGTGGCGTGCGATGGGCGCCGGCCTGCTGTTCGGCGCCGCCGTCGTCATCCGGCCGAACCTCGTGTTCCTCGCGGCGATCGCCGGGCTGCACTACGTGATTCGGGGCATCGAGCGGGACCGGCGCAGGCAGGCCGTCCGCGACGCGGTGCTGTTCGCGTCGGGGGTGGCGCCGTTCGTCGCGGCCGTCGCGATCGTCAATGCCCATCTCTTCGGCTCACCGCTCGTATCGGGATACGGACGGCTGACCGATTCGCTCGCGGCGGCCCACTTCCTTCCCAATCTCGAGCTCTACCTGTCGTGGATGGTGGAGTCGCAGACGGTGCTGTCGCTCATCGGGCTCGCGGCCGTGTTCCTTCCATCGCGGGCGCTCTGGGCGGGCGCCCGTGAGCGGCACGTGCTCGTGCTCATCGCGCTCATGGTGGCGAGCCTGTGGGCGTTCTACTGCCTCTACCTCGTGTTCGAGGCGTGGTGGTACGTGCGGTTCCTGCTCGCATCGTGGCCGCCGATCGTGCTCGGCATCGGCACGGTCGCCGCGCTGGCCGCGCGGACGTTCGAGCCGTGGGGACGTCGCGTCGCCGTCGTCGTGCTGCTCGGCGCCGGCGTGGCGCAGTACCACACGTTCCACACGGAGGAGGCCTTCAACCTGTGGGAAGGGGAGCGGCGGTACATCCGCGCCGCGTCGCTCGTCCGCAGCCTGACGGATCAGAACAGCGTCGTGCTCGCGATGCAGCACAGCGGAAGCCTTCGCTACTATGGGGGGCGGATGACGATGCGGTACGACAACGTGCCACGCGAGTGGATCGATCGCGCCGTCGAGTGGTTGACCGCGCGCGGCTGCCGCGTCGTGTTCGCCGGCGAGTCGTGGGAGCGCGACAAGTTCCTCGAGACGTTCGCCGGCACGCGCGCGGCCGACGCGCTGGGGCAGTCGCCGCTCGCCATCTACCTGGACCCGGGCGAGTTCTACGTGTTCGACGTGTCCTCTCCGCCCGGGCCCGATCACATCCCTCGTCGCCTCA
- a CDS encoding glycosyltransferase family 39 protein codes for MSRRASIRRASLIAAALAGVAAIVIAATGGIAVSPLGIRITARDPVRPLYVAAAALLVYFLAGGSIGLAVAGGTRFVRAALGGARRRLRAIRPAAAAAVLAAAVTAVAWIWGTKAVGGADSYGYLSQAELWLHGLPRVEQPFVRDVPWPDALDTFTPLAYRPAPDSPPGDGSWAWTLVPIYSAGLPLILAAAKLMGGTQAMFMVVPVLTGVLVLLTFHLGRAIVSDAAGLIAAWLVATSPAVLFMMMTTMTDVPVAGVWALASWLVVRDTGASAFGAGLASAVAVLIRPNHVVLVPALGMFYALGLADRRTRAASLRRGALFSAGMLPGVVAVAAINTALYGSPGRSGYGNLDGLFSAAFVWPNARNYVGWLVETQTWLPVAGLLALCLPVLRVWPRTSWRAVTTLALFVGALWGHYLLYAVWDAWWYLRFLIASWPMIMVGTGALLVGFMRWRPALTTPLIVAGVFGLGVWQVSVAESRSTFDLWEGERRYVVAAQMVRRLTDRNSVIVSGQHSGPVRFYGSRMSMHFDAFPPDVDGAIDWLLRHGAHPYLLLEPWELDVVQQRFRGHRAEAALRNPLAVYRDPGSLYLFDLDPGASHADTEVITGTYRDLWAVGKAPDPRLVFQP; via the coding sequence ATGTCCCGGCGCGCTTCCATCCGACGAGCCAGCCTCATCGCCGCCGCCCTCGCAGGAGTCGCCGCGATCGTCATCGCCGCAACCGGCGGCATTGCGGTCTCGCCGCTCGGCATCCGCATCACGGCGCGCGACCCGGTGCGTCCGCTCTACGTCGCAGCCGCGGCCCTGCTCGTGTACTTCCTGGCCGGCGGAAGCATCGGGCTCGCGGTGGCCGGTGGAACGAGATTCGTCCGCGCGGCGCTCGGCGGCGCGAGACGCCGGCTGCGCGCGATTCGTCCCGCTGCCGCGGCGGCCGTGCTCGCGGCGGCGGTCACGGCCGTGGCCTGGATCTGGGGCACGAAAGCCGTGGGCGGCGCGGATTCGTACGGGTATCTGAGCCAGGCCGAGCTGTGGCTGCACGGTCTTCCCAGAGTGGAACAGCCGTTCGTTCGCGACGTGCCGTGGCCCGACGCGCTCGATACGTTCACGCCGCTGGCCTATCGCCCCGCACCCGACTCGCCGCCCGGCGACGGCAGTTGGGCCTGGACGCTCGTGCCCATCTACTCCGCCGGCCTCCCGCTGATTCTCGCTGCCGCCAAGCTGATGGGCGGAACGCAGGCGATGTTCATGGTCGTGCCGGTGCTCACCGGCGTGCTCGTGCTCCTCACGTTCCACCTCGGCCGCGCGATCGTCTCCGACGCCGCGGGGCTCATCGCCGCGTGGCTCGTCGCCACGAGCCCGGCCGTGTTGTTCATGATGATGACGACGATGACGGACGTGCCGGTGGCGGGGGTCTGGGCACTGGCCTCGTGGCTCGTCGTCAGAGATACCGGCGCGTCCGCGTTCGGCGCGGGGCTCGCGTCGGCGGTCGCCGTGTTGATCCGGCCGAATCACGTCGTGCTGGTCCCGGCCCTCGGGATGTTCTACGCGCTCGGGCTCGCCGATCGACGGACGCGCGCGGCGAGCCTGCGGCGCGGGGCGCTGTTCTCGGCGGGAATGCTCCCCGGCGTCGTGGCCGTTGCCGCGATCAACACCGCGCTGTACGGCAGCCCGGGACGGTCCGGATATGGCAACCTGGACGGGCTCTTCTCGGCGGCGTTCGTGTGGCCGAACGCGAGGAACTACGTGGGCTGGCTCGTCGAGACCCAGACCTGGCTGCCGGTCGCTGGCCTGCTCGCCTTGTGTCTGCCGGTGCTGCGCGTGTGGCCGCGCACGTCGTGGCGCGCGGTGACGACGCTCGCGCTCTTCGTGGGCGCGCTGTGGGGGCACTACCTGCTGTATGCGGTGTGGGATGCGTGGTGGTACCTGCGCTTCCTGATCGCCTCGTGGCCGATGATCATGGTCGGCACCGGCGCGCTGCTCGTGGGATTCATGCGATGGCGGCCGGCGCTGACGACGCCGCTCATCGTCGCCGGCGTGTTCGGGCTCGGCGTGTGGCAGGTCTCGGTGGCGGAGTCGCGCAGCACGTTCGACCTCTGGGAAGGCGAGCGCCGGTACGTCGTCGCTGCGCAGATGGTCAGGCGGCTCACCGATCGCAACAGCGTGATTGTCTCGGGGCAGCACAGCGGGCCCGTGCGGTTCTACGGCAGCCGGATGTCGATGCACTTCGACGCGTTTCCGCCGGACGTGGACGGCGCGATCGACTGGCTGCTGCGGCACGGCGCGCACCCGTATCTACTGCTCGAGCCGTGGGAGCTGGACGTCGTGCAGCAGAGGTTTCGCGGCCATCGTGCCGAGGCTGCGCTCCGCAACCCGCTCGCGGTCTATCGTGATCCCGGCTCGTTGTACCTGTTCGATCTCGATCCCGGGGCGAGCCACGCGGACACAGAGGTGATCACGGGCACGTACCGGGATCTCTGGGCGGTCGGCAAAGCGCCGGATCCGAGGCTCGTCTTCCAGCCATGA